The region ACATCTCTGACCGACTTGTCGATCACAAAGTTGATGCCGTATTGATCTGTAATGTAGCTGAGAATATCGCGAACATCTGCGTTTACGACATTTAGATTAATGGCTTCGCCGCGAAATCCCGGCTCGCCGTACATCTTGCCTTGCGATTGTGGTTCGACGACCTTTTGGGCGGCGATCGCAACGGTAAGTGTGCTAAGTAATCCTAATGCGATCACGATCTTTCTGACCGTTTCGCCTAATTTGCTAAGAGAATTCATGTTTCCTCCGTATCTGATTCGAATAGATCTCTGGGGACAGCGATCTTACAATTTGTGTGGGTGAGAACTTATTTATTCCTGGCGACCTTGGCCGGTTTCTTGGTATTTTTCTTTGCCTTGTCCGTTTCAGGAGCGGCAGGTTGGTTGTTCATCTCGTCAAGCGGCGAGAGGAAAGGGTTTGACGATGGCTTTGCGTCCTTGCCGTTCGATTTGCCGGTTTTGGCCGCCGGGTTTTCGACAGGCATATTGCTCGCCGTTTCGACGGGTCTCGAAGTTGATTCCGTCGGGGCGGTACCTTGGATCTGCGCCTTTGTCGAATATTCCTTTAGAGCCTTATTTTCTACTGTCGCGACAAATTTGCCCGCTCCGACCTTTGTCACCCTGCGAAATACAAGCCGGTTCTCTTCGACCGCTACAAGCTGGCCGTCAAAGAACTTTTCGCCTGGATATATCGTGTAGGAAAGTTTGATAGGCGTTGCTTCAACCATCGCGGCATAACCACGCGGTGTCTTGAAAATGCCGGTTACTGCCATTTCGTTAAGCGTCAGGACGCTCGTCACTTTTGGAAGCGGGGCACCGTTGGCAGCGGCGGCCTCGCGGATCTGCTTGAAATAAGCTATCCGCGACTCAATTCCCGGAGCACCATAATTTGCAGCGGTTGTACCTGCGGCTCCTGTACCAGTTTTAACCGGTGCCTGTACCTTTGGCTTCATAAAGCCCGGCTTTTGAAACGGATCACGCTGTGCGTGAACCAGCGAATAACTGCCGCTGATGATTACCAGAGCGGCGGCTGCTGCCGTGAGGCTTGCGAAGCGTTTTATTGTCGATATGTTGATCATGGCTTTTTTCTCTCTTTTCGAAAGGCTATTCAATCGGGTTCGATCTATTTGGCTGCAGTCTGAGCCGGAGGAGCAGCGGGCTGGCCACCTGCAGGTGCTCCCGGAGCTCCTGGTGCGCCGGGCTGGGCGGGTTTGGCATTCAGGTCTGTCGGAGCGGCATAGTAAGCCGTTAGCAGAAATGAAGCGTGCAGCGTTTTGGCGTCAGTCTGCTTTTCGAGCTGGTTGATCTTAAAATCCGTAACGGACACGATACGGGGAAGTTTTGCAATACGGTCATAGAATGCACGCAGATTGGTGAAATTACTGTCCACCTCGACCTCGACCGGCTTGGCCATGATCGAATCCTGCTGCGTATCGTCACTACGCGGAGCAAACCTCATTACCACCATGCGGCTGTTGTTAGCAGTGTCCTGCAAGCCCTGAAGAACGTTAGTGATCTCACGTTGTTCCGGGAGTAGAACTTTGAGTTCTTCGTATTCCTCAGCCTTGCTGGCGTACATCTCTCGAAATTCGTTGATGCGTTGAGTCGCGATGCGAGCCGACTCATTCTTTGCCAGAAGCTGTGAGATCTCTTCATTCAAAGCTGCGATCTCGGCTCGTGTCTCGCTCGTCACAAAATACCAGACGCTTCCGTAAACAAGCGCTGCCATGCAGACGAGGATCAACAGGTGATAGTGCCATTGTAGATTTTTGATTTTCTCAAACATTGTGGTTTTT is a window of Chloracidobacterium sp. DNA encoding:
- the pilO gene encoding type 4a pilus biogenesis protein PilO yields the protein MFEKIKNLQWHYHLLILVCMAALVYGSVWYFVTSETRAEIAALNEEISQLLAKNESARIATQRINEFREMYASKAEEYEELKVLLPEQREITNVLQGLQDTANNSRMVVMRFAPRSDDTQQDSIMAKPVEVEVDSNFTNLRAFYDRIAKLPRIVSVTDFKINQLEKQTDAKTLHASFLLTAYYAAPTDLNAKPAQPGAPGAPGAPAGGQPAAPPAQTAAK